A window of Nasonia vitripennis strain AsymCx chromosome 3 unlocalized genomic scaffold, Nvit_psr_1.1 chr3_random0004, whole genome shotgun sequence contains these coding sequences:
- the LOC100118663 gene encoding guanylate cyclase soluble subunit beta-1 isoform X2 codes for MRLSIWRVSFSYVKSTTTKLLTTSLPLQSIDSNLDALHDHLGTLYPGMRAPSFRCTERPEDGALVLHYYSDRPGLEHIVIGIVKTVAKKLHSTDVDMQILKTKNECDHVQFLITEQSGPGIVPKPMIADLECLSVEPKVSPTTFCRVFPFHLMFNRDLTIVQTGCTITRVIPQVCKGNCKLNDILLTVRPHLELTFENILSHINTVYVLRTKKGVMQVDASEEYSYLRLKGQMLYVRESDSVIFLCYPSVMNLDDLTRRGLYLSDVPLHDATRDLVLMSEQFEADYKLTRNLELLTDKLQQTYRELDGEKQKTDRLLYSVLPISVANELRHSRPVPAKKYDCVTLLFSGIVGFSAYCAAHTDSSGAMKIVNMLNELYIAFDVLTDPMKNPNVYKVETVGDKYMAVSGLPEPCRSHARCIARLALDMMDLAAEEVKIDGEPVKITIGIHSGEVVTGVIGHRMPRYCLFGNTVNLTSRTETTGEPGKINVSEDAYRYLCMPENQDPQFLLEYRGLVSMKGKSEPMNVWFLSRERELP; via the exons ATGCGGCTGTCAATATGGAGGGTCAGTTTCTCGTACGTCAAATCTACGACGACGAAGTTACTTACAACATCATTGCCGCTGCAGTCAATCGACTCA AACTTAGATGCCCTCCATGACCATTTGGGCACATTATACCCTGGAATGCGAGCACCGTCGTTTAGGTGTACGGAAAGGCCTGAAGACGGAGCCCTTGTTCTTCATTATTATTCAGATCGGCCTGGCCTAGAACACATTGTTATTGGAATAGTTAAG ACTGTAGCGAAAAAACTTCACAGCACTGACGTCGAtatgcaaattttaaaaacgaaaaatgaaTGTGACCACGTACAATTTCTGATCACCGAACAATCCGGTCCTGGAATCGTTCCCAAACCAATGATAGCCGACCTTGAATGTCTTTCCGTCG AGCCGAAAGTCAGTCCAACCACATTTTGCCGCGTGTTTCCATTTCATTTAATGTTCAATCGGGACCTGACAATAGTGCAAACCGGATGTACCATCACCCGAGTTATACCTCAAGTCTGCAAAGGAAATTGCAAACTGAACGACATACTTCTAACA GTTAGACCCCATCTTGAGCTGACATTCGAAAACATTCTTTCGCACATCAATACCGTCTATGTACTTCGAACAAAGAAAGGGGTTATGCAAGTCGACGCTTCCGAAGAATATTCCTACTTACGTTTAAAG GGTCAAATGCTGTACGTACGCGAGTCTGATTCTGTGATCTTCCTCTGCTATCCAAGCGTGATGAACCTCGATGACCTGACGAG GAGAGGCCTGTACCTTAGCGACGTGCCGCTTCACGATGCAACGCGTGACCTGGTCCTCATGTCCGAACAATTCGAGGCCGACTACAAGCTGACGAGAAACCTCGAGCTACTCACAGACAAGCTGCAACAGACTTACCGCGAACTCGACGGAGAGAAGCAGAAGACCGACAG GTTATTGTACTCCGTTCTGCCGATATCCGTGGCAAATGAGCTCAGGCACTCGCGACCCGTGCCAGCCAAGAAATACGACTGTGTCACGCTCTTATTTTCTGGCATCGTCGGCTTCAGTGCTTACTGCGCCGCGCATACAGACTCAAGTGGAGCCATGAAAATCGTCAACATGCTCAATGAGCTCTACATCGCTTTCGACGTTCTGACTGATCCTATGAAAAACCCCAACGTTTACAAG GTGGAGACCGTCGGTGACAAGTACATGGCTGTGAGCGGATTACCAGAACCCTGTAGGAGTCACGCCCGATGTATAGCCCGCCTCGCTCTGGATATGATGGATCTAGCTGCCGAGGAGGTGAAGATAGACGGAGAACCTGTG AAAATTACCATCGGGATACACAGCGGCGAAGTGGTCACAGGTGTAATTGGCCATCGCATGCCCCGCTACTGTTTGTTTGGCAACACCGTCAATCTCACCAGTCGAACGGAAACTACAGGAGAACCGGGCAAAATCAACGTATCTGAAGATGCTTATAG
- the LOC100118663 gene encoding guanylate cyclase soluble subunit beta-1 isoform X3: MGSYKNLDALHDHLGTLYPGMRAPSFRCTERPEDGALVLHYYSDRPGLEHIVIGIVKTVAKKLHSTDVDMQILKTKNECDHVQFLITEQSGPGIVPKPMIADLECLSVEPKVSPTTFCRVFPFHLMFNRDLTIVQTGCTITRVIPQVCKGNCKLNDILLTVRPHLELTFENILSHINTVYVLRTKKGVMQVDASEEYSYLRLKGQMLYVRESDSVIFLCYPSVMNLDDLTRRGLYLSDVPLHDATRDLVLMSEQFEADYKLTRNLELLTDKLQQTYRELDGEKQKTDRLLYSVLPISVANELRHSRPVPAKKYDCVTLLFSGIVGFSAYCAAHTDSSGAMKIVNMLNELYIAFDVLTDPMKNPNVYKVETVGDKYMAVSGLPEPCRSHARCIARLALDMMDLAAEEVKIDGEPVKITIGIHSGEVVTGVIGHRMPRYCLFGNTVNLTSRTETTGEPGKINVSEDAYRYLCMPENQDPQFLLEYRGLVSMKGKSEPMNVWFLSRERELP, translated from the exons ATGGGAAGCTATAAA AACTTAGATGCCCTCCATGACCATTTGGGCACATTATACCCTGGAATGCGAGCACCGTCGTTTAGGTGTACGGAAAGGCCTGAAGACGGAGCCCTTGTTCTTCATTATTATTCAGATCGGCCTGGCCTAGAACACATTGTTATTGGAATAGTTAAG ACTGTAGCGAAAAAACTTCACAGCACTGACGTCGAtatgcaaattttaaaaacgaaaaatgaaTGTGACCACGTACAATTTCTGATCACCGAACAATCCGGTCCTGGAATCGTTCCCAAACCAATGATAGCCGACCTTGAATGTCTTTCCGTCG AGCCGAAAGTCAGTCCAACCACATTTTGCCGCGTGTTTCCATTTCATTTAATGTTCAATCGGGACCTGACAATAGTGCAAACCGGATGTACCATCACCCGAGTTATACCTCAAGTCTGCAAAGGAAATTGCAAACTGAACGACATACTTCTAACA GTTAGACCCCATCTTGAGCTGACATTCGAAAACATTCTTTCGCACATCAATACCGTCTATGTACTTCGAACAAAGAAAGGGGTTATGCAAGTCGACGCTTCCGAAGAATATTCCTACTTACGTTTAAAG GGTCAAATGCTGTACGTACGCGAGTCTGATTCTGTGATCTTCCTCTGCTATCCAAGCGTGATGAACCTCGATGACCTGACGAG GAGAGGCCTGTACCTTAGCGACGTGCCGCTTCACGATGCAACGCGTGACCTGGTCCTCATGTCCGAACAATTCGAGGCCGACTACAAGCTGACGAGAAACCTCGAGCTACTCACAGACAAGCTGCAACAGACTTACCGCGAACTCGACGGAGAGAAGCAGAAGACCGACAG GTTATTGTACTCCGTTCTGCCGATATCCGTGGCAAATGAGCTCAGGCACTCGCGACCCGTGCCAGCCAAGAAATACGACTGTGTCACGCTCTTATTTTCTGGCATCGTCGGCTTCAGTGCTTACTGCGCCGCGCATACAGACTCAAGTGGAGCCATGAAAATCGTCAACATGCTCAATGAGCTCTACATCGCTTTCGACGTTCTGACTGATCCTATGAAAAACCCCAACGTTTACAAG GTGGAGACCGTCGGTGACAAGTACATGGCTGTGAGCGGATTACCAGAACCCTGTAGGAGTCACGCCCGATGTATAGCCCGCCTCGCTCTGGATATGATGGATCTAGCTGCCGAGGAGGTGAAGATAGACGGAGAACCTGTG AAAATTACCATCGGGATACACAGCGGCGAAGTGGTCACAGGTGTAATTGGCCATCGCATGCCCCGCTACTGTTTGTTTGGCAACACCGTCAATCTCACCAGTCGAACGGAAACTACAGGAGAACCGGGCAAAATCAACGTATCTGAAGATGCTTATAG
- the LOC100118663 gene encoding guanylate cyclase soluble subunit beta-1 isoform X1 — MYGFVNYALELLVVKTFDNETWEAIKKDAAVNMEGQFLVRQIYDDEVTYNIIAAAVNRLNIPANEILELFGRMFFEFCQDSGYDKILQVLGATPRDFLQNLDALHDHLGTLYPGMRAPSFRCTERPEDGALVLHYYSDRPGLEHIVIGIVKTVAKKLHSTDVDMQILKTKNECDHVQFLITEQSGPGIVPKPMIADLECLSVEPKVSPTTFCRVFPFHLMFNRDLTIVQTGCTITRVIPQVCKGNCKLNDILLTVRPHLELTFENILSHINTVYVLRTKKGVMQVDASEEYSYLRLKGQMLYVRESDSVIFLCYPSVMNLDDLTRRGLYLSDVPLHDATRDLVLMSEQFEADYKLTRNLELLTDKLQQTYRELDGEKQKTDRLLYSVLPISVANELRHSRPVPAKKYDCVTLLFSGIVGFSAYCAAHTDSSGAMKIVNMLNELYIAFDVLTDPMKNPNVYKVETVGDKYMAVSGLPEPCRSHARCIARLALDMMDLAAEEVKIDGEPVKITIGIHSGEVVTGVIGHRMPRYCLFGNTVNLTSRTETTGEPGKINVSEDAYRYLCMPENQDPQFLLEYRGLVSMKGKSEPMNVWFLSRERELP, encoded by the exons ATG TACGGTTTCGTGAATTATGCCCTGGAGCTGCTGGTGGTGAAGACGTTTGACAACGAAACATGGGAAGCTATAAA AAAAGATGCGGCTGTCAATATGGAGGGTCAGTTTCTCGTACGTCAAATCTACGACGACGAAGTTACTTACAACATCATTGCCGCTGCAGTCAATCGACTCA ATATACCGGCAAACGAGATTCTCGAGTTGTTCGGTCGGatgttttttgaattttgccaGGATTCGGGCTATGATAAGATCCTCCAAGTCCTCGGAGCCACGCCCAGGGATTTCTTGCAG AACTTAGATGCCCTCCATGACCATTTGGGCACATTATACCCTGGAATGCGAGCACCGTCGTTTAGGTGTACGGAAAGGCCTGAAGACGGAGCCCTTGTTCTTCATTATTATTCAGATCGGCCTGGCCTAGAACACATTGTTATTGGAATAGTTAAG ACTGTAGCGAAAAAACTTCACAGCACTGACGTCGAtatgcaaattttaaaaacgaaaaatgaaTGTGACCACGTACAATTTCTGATCACCGAACAATCCGGTCCTGGAATCGTTCCCAAACCAATGATAGCCGACCTTGAATGTCTTTCCGTCG AGCCGAAAGTCAGTCCAACCACATTTTGCCGCGTGTTTCCATTTCATTTAATGTTCAATCGGGACCTGACAATAGTGCAAACCGGATGTACCATCACCCGAGTTATACCTCAAGTCTGCAAAGGAAATTGCAAACTGAACGACATACTTCTAACA GTTAGACCCCATCTTGAGCTGACATTCGAAAACATTCTTTCGCACATCAATACCGTCTATGTACTTCGAACAAAGAAAGGGGTTATGCAAGTCGACGCTTCCGAAGAATATTCCTACTTACGTTTAAAG GGTCAAATGCTGTACGTACGCGAGTCTGATTCTGTGATCTTCCTCTGCTATCCAAGCGTGATGAACCTCGATGACCTGACGAG GAGAGGCCTGTACCTTAGCGACGTGCCGCTTCACGATGCAACGCGTGACCTGGTCCTCATGTCCGAACAATTCGAGGCCGACTACAAGCTGACGAGAAACCTCGAGCTACTCACAGACAAGCTGCAACAGACTTACCGCGAACTCGACGGAGAGAAGCAGAAGACCGACAG GTTATTGTACTCCGTTCTGCCGATATCCGTGGCAAATGAGCTCAGGCACTCGCGACCCGTGCCAGCCAAGAAATACGACTGTGTCACGCTCTTATTTTCTGGCATCGTCGGCTTCAGTGCTTACTGCGCCGCGCATACAGACTCAAGTGGAGCCATGAAAATCGTCAACATGCTCAATGAGCTCTACATCGCTTTCGACGTTCTGACTGATCCTATGAAAAACCCCAACGTTTACAAG GTGGAGACCGTCGGTGACAAGTACATGGCTGTGAGCGGATTACCAGAACCCTGTAGGAGTCACGCCCGATGTATAGCCCGCCTCGCTCTGGATATGATGGATCTAGCTGCCGAGGAGGTGAAGATAGACGGAGAACCTGTG AAAATTACCATCGGGATACACAGCGGCGAAGTGGTCACAGGTGTAATTGGCCATCGCATGCCCCGCTACTGTTTGTTTGGCAACACCGTCAATCTCACCAGTCGAACGGAAACTACAGGAGAACCGGGCAAAATCAACGTATCTGAAGATGCTTATAG